TTCGTAATGTTTGAGCTTGTCCTGACTCATCGGGATGTGGGGACCTCCAAAAGTGGAACACGTTCTACACGGACCATGATTCTCTGCCAACGCCTGTTGGTACGGCGCGCCGACCCTGCACGTGCGCGGGCCGGCCACGTCCGCGCAACGCACCGCGGGCCGGATTGCTTTGAGGAACGCCAGTCGTTAGACCCCGGGCGCCGTCGGCCCCGGGCGATTCGGCCCCCTTCTGCCGACTCAAAGGATTGGAGTGTGACCTCTCACCTGGAAGAGAAGCTCCAGAACGACATCCATCACATCCGGGATCGTGTTCGCGAAATGGCGGATCTGGCCCTGCGCGGACTCGAAGACTCGGTGCGGGCGCTGAACACGGGCGATACCAAGCTCGCGTACGCCGCGATCCTGCGGGACTCGCGCGTCGACGACCTCGAGAGCCTCATTGACGGCATGTGCGTCGAGTTCATCGTGCGGCACATTCCCGTCGCCACGCACCTTCGCTTCGTGCACTCGGTCGCCAAGATCGTCTCCGAGCTCGAGCGCGTCGGCGACTACGCCGAGAGCATCAATCGCCAGGCCATCGTCCTGAGCCGTACGGAAAAACCGAAGCAATTCGACAAATTCGAGCGTATTGCTGGAGTGGCTGTTGACATGATGCGCCAGGCCGTTCGCTCGTTTCTCGACGAGGATCTGGACCTGGCCAAGCGCACCATTGCGCTCGAATCGGAAGCCAACGTCCTGCACCACGAAATCTACCAGGGCCTGGTTTCGGAGATCCCGGTCGGATCGGACGAGCTCTCGCACCTGTTCTCGCTGCTGTCGGTCGCCAACCGCTACGAGCGCGTTGCCGACCAGGCCGTGAACATCTGCGAAGAGGTCTACTACATGCTGACCGGCGACAGCGTGAAGCATCAGTCCAAAGGCGCCGCGAGCATCCTGTTCCTGTCGTCGGGGACGTCGTCGCTGGCGTCGATCGCCGAAGCGATCGCCAGCACGGTGGCCGGCAACCAGTTCGCGTTCGCGGCCGCGACCACCGGCCCCGGAACCCCCGATGCGCCGCTGCTCGATTTCCTCGCCAAGCGCGGCATCAACCTCGGCGATCGCGAGCCCGCCAAAAGCCTGGCCGAGATCGGCTCGCTCAGCGGGTTCCGCATCATCGTGGCGGTCGATCAGGAGGCCGCCCGCGAAATCGCCTCGCATACGCTCGGATTCCGCACCGTGGTCGTCGACTGGGACATGCCCGACGCACTGGCCGATGCCGGCCCCGAAGCGCTCTCGACCCTGTTCGACGAGCTGCTCGAACGGATCACGGGGCTCGTACAGAGCCTTCACGGGACCGTTGGCAATCTCGGCACTTCCAACTAGCCCCAAATCTGGAGACATCCATGACAACCAAACTTCCTGCGGTCGCATTGGCGCTCTCCGTACTCATCGGCCTCTCCATGACAGCCGCATGCTCGCGCGGCGGGTCCGATCGAAAGCTCCTTCAGAACAAGGGCTCCGATACGATGGTGAACATCGCCCAGGCCTGGGCGGAGACCTACCGATCGGTAAAGCCGGACGTCGCAATCGCGGTGAGCGGGGGCGGCAGCGGTACCGGCATCGCGGCACTCGTCAACGGGACCGTCGACATCGCGAACTCGAGCCGAGACATGCACCCGGATGAAAAGGAACAGGTCAAAAGCCACAACAACGGCAAGGAAGCCGTCGAGCACAAGGTCGCGCGCGACGGCATCGTCGTGTTTGTGCACTCGGCCAATCCGGTCAAGCAGCTGACGATGGAAAACCTCGCGTGCATCTACGGTGAGAAAGGCACGTGTGACACGTGGACCTCTGTCGGCGTCGAAGTTCCGGGATGCGCGGACCAGAAGATCATCCGCGTGAGCCGCCAGTCCAACTCCGGAACGTACGAATATTTCCGCGAAGTCGTGCTCGGCAAGACCGGCGACTTCAAGCTCGGATCGCGCGACATGCAGGGAAGCAAGGACGTCGTCGATCTTGTTTCGAAGACTCCGTGCGCAATCGGCTACAGCGGGATCGGCTACGCGAGCCACGAGCTCAAATCGGTGTGCCTTGCGAAAGATGCGTCCACGCCATGCGTCACGCCGACTCCCGAAACGGCAAAGAGCGGCGAGTATCCGCTGTCGCGCTGGCTCTACATGTACACGCTCGGCGATGCGCAAGGCGACATCAAGGCTTACATCGACTGGATCCTGTCTCCGGCAGGACAGAAGATCGTGACCGACAACGGGTTCGTGGCGATCAACTGACAGGCACCGGCAATGACACCACCGCCCGTTCCAGGGCGTCCGCCGGTCGCGAGGGGTCGCAGTGTCGTTTCCCGCGCCGTCGAGCGCCTGATCGAAGTCCTGATCCGCGCGTGCGGTTTCAGCGCGATCTTCTTCGTGTTCGCGATCCTGGTGTTCGTCGTCGGCTCGGGCGCGGAGTTCATCGTCCACCGCCTGTCGATCCCGCAGTTCCTGTTCAGCACCGAATGGGTCCCGACGTCACTCGGTGAGAAGCGCTACGGCACGCTCGCACTGATCATCGGAACCGTAAGCGTCACGTCGCTCGCGATGGCCATTGCCGTGCCGTTCGGACTCGGCGCGGCCGTGTTCGTCTCGGAGTTCACGACCGGCCGTCGCAAGGAGATCCTGAAGGTCGTCATCGAGCTTCTCGCGGCCATTCCTTCCGTCGTCTGGGGATTCATCGGGCTGGTGCTGATCAATCCGCTGATCATTGCGGTCTTCCACGCACCGATCGGCCTCAATGTGCTCAACGGCGGAATCATCCTGGGGCTGATGAGCGTTCCGATCATCGTCTCGATCGGCGAAGATGCGCTCAAGGCTGTTCCCGACTCGTACCGCGAAGCATCCCTGGCCATGGGAGCGTCGCGCTGGCAGACGGTCACGAAGGTTCTCATCCCGGCCGCCCGCAACGGGCTCCTGGCCGCCGTGCTGCTCGGCGTCGCGCGCGCGATCGGCGAAACCATCGCCGTCCTGATGGCCACCGGCCACGCCGTGCAGATCCCGCACAGCCCGCTCGATTCGGTGCGCACGCTGACGGCCACGATCGCCGCCGAGCTCGGCGAAAGCGCGCGCGGCAGCGACCACTACCAGGCGCTGTTCGCGATCGGCGTGCTGCTGTTCCTGCTGACGTTCGCGGTCAACCTGACGGCCGACCTCATGGTTCGCGGCCGCAAAGGCAACCAGTGACGGCGCCCGACCAGACCCCGTCGCCGTTCGCGTCGACGCCCACCACGCTTGCGGGTCGGCGCCGCGAAAACGTCGCGCGCGCAGTGCTGGCAATCCTGACGGCACTGCTGGTGATCCCGCTCGTCGCGATCCTCGGGCTGCTGGTCATCAACGGCGCGCCGGCGCTGACGCTCGACTTCCTGTTCCAGTCGCCGTCGGCCGGCATGACGGCCGGCGGAATCTTTCCGGCGATCGTCGGCACGCTGTGGCTGGTCGGCGTCTCGCTGCTGATCGCCGCTCCGATCGGCATCCTCGCGGCGATCTATCTGAATGAATACGCGCGCGAGAGCTGGATGACCCGCATCATCCATCTCGCGATCGTCAACCTCGCCGGCGTGCCGAGCATCGTGCACGCGCTGTTCGGCGTAGGCGCGTTCGTGCTGTTCCTCGGCTTCGGAACGAGCATTCTCTCGGCGTCGCTCACGCTCGCGGTGATGACGCTGCCGGTGATCATCGCCAGCACCAAGGAAGCACTGGCGTCGGTACCGATGTCGTTTCGCGAAGCTTGCTGGGTGCTCGGGGCGTCGCGCTGGCAGACGATCCGCTATGTGGTGCTGCCGAACTCGATCCAGGGAATCCTGACCGGCGTGATCCTGCAGGTCTCGCGCGCCGCCGGCGAGACTGCGCCGATCATGTTCACCGGCGCGGCCTTCTATCTGCCGTTCCTGCCGCGCTCGGTCTACGACCAGTGCATGGCGCTTTCGATGCATCTGTTCACGCTGTCGACGCAGGTTCCGAACGTGCCGAAGGCCATGCCTTATGCGACCGCGCTCGTGCTGCTCGGCCTCGTGATGGCCGTCAACCTTTCGTCGATCGTGCTGCGCAGCTACCTGCGGTCGCGGAGAAAGTGGTGACCGCTCGCGCCAAGATCGAGATCCGCGACCTGCGCGTGCGCCGGGGCAACAAAGTCGTCCTCGACGGCGTTTCGCTCGATGTGCTCGAGGGCGAAATCCTGGCCGTCATCGGTCCGGCCGGCGCCGGCAAGACGACGCTGCTCCAGTGCATCAACCGCATGACCGACATGATGCCGGGCGTCCAGATCGACGGCACGATCCGCATCGACGGCCAGGATATCACCGGCATCCGCGACGTCTCGTCGCTGCGCCGGCGGATCGGCGTGGTCTTTCCACTGCCGGTCGGCCTTCCGATGTCGATCTACGACAACGTCGCGTTCGCGCCGCGCATGGCCGGCATACGAAAGAAGGCCGTGCTCGACGAGCTCGTCGAGCGGTGCCTGCGCCAGGCCGCGCTGTTCGACGAGGTCAAGGACCGGCTGAGCGACCTCGGCACGCGCCTTTCGGGCGGCCAGCAGCAGCGACTCACGATCGCGCGCGCGCTGTCGCTCGAGCCCGAGATCCTTTGCCTCGACGAGTTCTCGATCGCCGTCGATCCGGTCACGACGATGCGCATCGAGGAGGTCATCAAGGAGCTCCGTAAATCGATGACGGTGATCCTGGTGACGAACCTCGTGCTGCAGGCGCGGCGCCTCGGCGATCGCACGGCGCTGTTCCTCGGGGGCCGCCTGGTCGAGGTCGGAGCCACCGAGACGATCTTCTCGAGGAACACCAAGGATGCACGCACGTTCCAGTACGTGCAGGGGTTGTTCGGCTGATGACGACGATCGACCCGACCCGTCACGCTTCGATCGTCACGCGCGGCCTGCGGCTCTCCTACGGAAAGTTCGAGGCGCTGCGCGGGATCGACATGGAGGTCACCAATTGCCGGATCACCGCACTCATCGGTCCGTCCGGGTGCGGTAAATCCACACTGCTGCGCTGCTTCAACCGCATCAACGAGCGCTTCGACTACGTGACGACGTCCGGCGAAGTCCTGATCCACGGGCACAACATCTACGACCCGGAGGTCGATCTGGTCGAGCTGCGCAAGCAGGTCGGCATGGTCTTCCAGCGGCCCAATCCGCTGCCGATCTCGGTGCGCGACAACGTGCTGTACGGTTACCGGCTCCACACGCCGGGCCGCCAGCGCCGCCGTGATGTCGAAGACGCCGAGGTCGAATCGGCACTGAAGGCCGTCCGCCTGTGGGATGCGATGAAAGACCAGCTCGATCGCAAAGCGACGACTCTCCAGCTCGAAGCGCAGCAGAAACTCTGCATCGCGCGTCTGATGCCGCTCAAGCCTTCGGTGCTGCTGATGGACGAACCGTGCTCGACGCTCGACCCCGATGCGACCAGCGCCGTCGAAGATCTGATGCGCGCGCTGGCCGAGCAGTTCACGATCGTGGTCGTGACGCACAACATGGCCCAGGCCCGACGCGTCAGCGACGAATGCGTCTACATGCTGCTCGGAGAGATCGTCGAGCACCGCCGCACCGAGCAGCTGTTCATTGCGCCGCGCGACAAGCGCACCGCCGACTACATCGAAGGGCGCTTCGGCTGAAGCACTGAACCGCGCGGCCGATTCGG
This sequence is a window from Candidatus Limnocylindrales bacterium. Protein-coding genes within it:
- the phoU gene encoding phosphate signaling complex protein PhoU, yielding MTSHLEEKLQNDIHHIRDRVREMADLALRGLEDSVRALNTGDTKLAYAAILRDSRVDDLESLIDGMCVEFIVRHIPVATHLRFVHSVAKIVSELERVGDYAESINRQAIVLSRTEKPKQFDKFERIAGVAVDMMRQAVRSFLDEDLDLAKRTIALESEANVLHHEIYQGLVSEIPVGSDELSHLFSLLSVANRYERVADQAVNICEEVYYMLTGDSVKHQSKGAASILFLSSGTSSLASIAEAIASTVAGNQFAFAAATTGPGTPDAPLLDFLAKRGINLGDREPAKSLAEIGSLSGFRIIVAVDQEAAREIASHTLGFRTVVVDWDMPDALADAGPEALSTLFDELLERITGLVQSLHGTVGNLGTSN
- a CDS encoding phosphate ABC transporter substrate-binding protein, with protein sequence MTTKLPAVALALSVLIGLSMTAACSRGGSDRKLLQNKGSDTMVNIAQAWAETYRSVKPDVAIAVSGGGSGTGIAALVNGTVDIANSSRDMHPDEKEQVKSHNNGKEAVEHKVARDGIVVFVHSANPVKQLTMENLACIYGEKGTCDTWTSVGVEVPGCADQKIIRVSRQSNSGTYEYFREVVLGKTGDFKLGSRDMQGSKDVVDLVSKTPCAIGYSGIGYASHELKSVCLAKDASTPCVTPTPETAKSGEYPLSRWLYMYTLGDAQGDIKAYIDWILSPAGQKIVTDNGFVAIN
- the pstC gene encoding phosphate ABC transporter permease subunit PstC: MTPPPVPGRPPVARGRSVVSRAVERLIEVLIRACGFSAIFFVFAILVFVVGSGAEFIVHRLSIPQFLFSTEWVPTSLGEKRYGTLALIIGTVSVTSLAMAIAVPFGLGAAVFVSEFTTGRRKEILKVVIELLAAIPSVVWGFIGLVLINPLIIAVFHAPIGLNVLNGGIILGLMSVPIIVSIGEDALKAVPDSYREASLAMGASRWQTVTKVLIPAARNGLLAAVLLGVARAIGETIAVLMATGHAVQIPHSPLDSVRTLTATIAAELGESARGSDHYQALFAIGVLLFLLTFAVNLTADLMVRGRKGNQ
- the pstA gene encoding phosphate ABC transporter permease PstA gives rise to the protein MTAPDQTPSPFASTPTTLAGRRRENVARAVLAILTALLVIPLVAILGLLVINGAPALTLDFLFQSPSAGMTAGGIFPAIVGTLWLVGVSLLIAAPIGILAAIYLNEYARESWMTRIIHLAIVNLAGVPSIVHALFGVGAFVLFLGFGTSILSASLTLAVMTLPVIIASTKEALASVPMSFREACWVLGASRWQTIRYVVLPNSIQGILTGVILQVSRAAGETAPIMFTGAAFYLPFLPRSVYDQCMALSMHLFTLSTQVPNVPKAMPYATALVLLGLVMAVNLSSIVLRSYLRSRRKW
- a CDS encoding phosphate ABC transporter ATP-binding protein — its product is MTARAKIEIRDLRVRRGNKVVLDGVSLDVLEGEILAVIGPAGAGKTTLLQCINRMTDMMPGVQIDGTIRIDGQDITGIRDVSSLRRRIGVVFPLPVGLPMSIYDNVAFAPRMAGIRKKAVLDELVERCLRQAALFDEVKDRLSDLGTRLSGGQQQRLTIARALSLEPEILCLDEFSIAVDPVTTMRIEEVIKELRKSMTVILVTNLVLQARRLGDRTALFLGGRLVEVGATETIFSRNTKDARTFQYVQGLFG
- a CDS encoding phosphate ABC transporter ATP-binding protein, which translates into the protein MTTIDPTRHASIVTRGLRLSYGKFEALRGIDMEVTNCRITALIGPSGCGKSTLLRCFNRINERFDYVTTSGEVLIHGHNIYDPEVDLVELRKQVGMVFQRPNPLPISVRDNVLYGYRLHTPGRQRRRDVEDAEVESALKAVRLWDAMKDQLDRKATTLQLEAQQKLCIARLMPLKPSVLLMDEPCSTLDPDATSAVEDLMRALAEQFTIVVVTHNMAQARRVSDECVYMLLGEIVEHRRTEQLFIAPRDKRTADYIEGRFG